The following proteins come from a genomic window of Musa acuminata AAA Group cultivar baxijiao chromosome BXJ1-7, Cavendish_Baxijiao_AAA, whole genome shotgun sequence:
- the LOC135586208 gene encoding putative leucine-rich repeat receptor-like protein kinase At2g19210 isoform X2, protein MAFWFFLLLAIASLSTSHAQLPTTDGYVSIDCGISSNTNYTDETTNIPYVSDDGFIDTGTDHTIASNYAGSSLEKQLQTLRSFPNGSRNCYALTVTPGQKYLVRASFMYGSYDGLNGASPSNPLLFDLHLGVNLWTTVNITKASDVHRAEAIFVASADSASVCLVKTGSATPFISALELRPLKNAIYSYANATQNLVLFLRINLAPTTNNLLRYPFDRYDRIWRPSVAATGWTSISTNLTVNNYAKDQFEAPSAVMQTAAVPVNASMLEFYWDFVGSGAPVNEFYANLHFSELLPNTSRAFNVYLNGDKWYANYTPPYLMSDAIYSTTPLTPSLRYNWTLNSSGLSTLPPILNALEVYAPMFVKNTPTDSDDVDAIINVRVQYQLKRNWMGDPCSPKEYAWDGLKCSYDLNSPRITDVNLSASALTGPISSSFAKLTAIKYLDLSYNNLTGSLPDVLGNLPSLQVLNLAGNNLSGPIPASLLKRSQQGLLILRTEGNQNLCASGNSCEIKTDTESKKKKIATPIIVIICLVPVVLFLVAIFIFCRMRKSKANILVQPEKERLSNLVKGHQDNPLQLDNRQFTYTEVLRITNNFERTLGKGGFGTVHHGYLEDGTQVAVKTRSQSSSQGTKEFLAEVQHLIRIHHKSLVSLVGYCMDGDHLALVYEYMSQGTLLDYIRGKTRNASAFSWGKRLQIAIEAAQGLEYLHKGCKPPLIHRDVKTANILLSEQLEAKIADFGLSKAIQNDVTNVSTAVVGTPGYLDPEYYISCQLSEKSDVYGFGVILLELITAEPPILIGRQNAHIVQRVRERLANGNIEDVIDSKLQGEYDVNSVWKVADIAFRCTAQASHQRPTMTDVVAELKESLALECPHDTMSNSNIYSETNEASQNTTIEMERFVEFSPSAR, encoded by the exons ATGGCCTTTTGGTTCTTCCTTCTTCTGGCGATCGCGTCTCTGAGCACAAGTCACGCACAGCTTCCTACTACTGACG GATACGTGAGTATCGACTGTGGCATCAGCAGCAACACAAATTACACCGACGAAACCACCAACATACCATACGTATCAGACGACGGGTTCATCGACACAGGGACGGACCACACCATCGCCTCCAACTACGCAGGCTCCTCGCTCGAGAAACAACTACAGACTCTTCGAAGCTTTCCAAATGGATCTCGGAATTGCTACGCACTGACGGTGACGCCGGGTCAGAAGTACTTGGTGAGAGCCTCCTTCATGTACGGGAGCTACGACGGCCTGAACGGAGCGAGCCCCAGCAATCCCCTCCTCTTCGACCTTCACCTTGGCGTCAACCTTTGGACGACCGTCAACATCACCAAGGCATCCGATGTTCATCGGGCAGAGGCCATTTTTGTTGCTTCTGCTGATTCCGCATCGGTCTGCTTGGTAAAGACTGGCTCTGCAACTCCCTTCATATCTGCACTGGAGCTGCGGCCGCTCAAGAACGCCATCTATTCTTACGCCAATGCTACGCAAAATCTGGTCCTGTTCTTGCGAATTAACCTGGCACCGACCACGAATAACTTGTTGAG ATATCCGTTCGACCGCTACGATCGCATCTGGCGGCCCTCCGTTGCTGCGACCGGTTGGACCTCCATATCTACCAACCTCACAGTAAATAACTACGCCAAGGATCAATTCGAGGCTCCGTCGGCTGTGATGCAAACGGCGGCAGTGCCCGTTAACGCCAGCATGTTGGAATTCTACTGGGACTTTGTGGGTTCGGGCGCCCCCGTTAACGAGTTCTACGCCAACCTCCACTTCTCGGAGCTTCTCCCGAACACCTCGAGGGCGTTCAACGTTTACCTCAATGGCGACAAGTGGTACGCTAACTATACCCCGCCCTACCTCATGTCCGATGCCATATACAGCACCACCCCCCTGACTCCTAGTCTGCGGTATAATTGGACTCTCAACTCCTCGGGCCTGTCCACGCTTCCTCCAATCCTCAACGCGCTCGAAGTCTACGCGCCGATGTTTGTCAAGAACACGCCGACCGACTCTGACGACG TTGATGCCATTATCAATGTCAGGGTACAATATCAACTGAAGAGAAACTGGATGGGTGATCCATGTTCCCCAAAAGAATATGCTTGGGATGGCTTGAAGTGCAGCTATGATctcaattcaccaaggatcacagatGT AAACCTGTCAGCAAGTGCATTGACTGGCCCTATTTCCTCTTCTTTTGCCAAGCTCACAGCAATCAAGTACCT TGACTTGTCATATAACAACCTAACAGGATCCTTGCCAGATGTTCTGGGAAATTTGCCATCGCTTCAAGTCCT GAATTTGGCAGGCAACAATCTTTCTGGGCCAATTCCTGCTTCTCTACTAAAAAGATCACAGCAAGGGTTGCTGATACTTAG AACTGAAGGCAATCAAAATTTATGCGCCAGTGGAAATTCATGTGAGATAAAGACGGACACAGaatcaaaaaagaagaagattgcaACACCTATTATCGTGATTATTTGTCTAGTTCCTGTGGTGCTATTTCTTGTGGCTATATTTATCTTCTGTCGAATGAGAAAATCAAAAG CAAATATCTTGGTGCAGCCAGAGAAGGAAAGATTGTCCAACTTAGTAAAGGGTCATCAAGATAATCCTTTGCAACTTGATAATCGACAGTTTACGTACACGGAGGTGTTGAGAATAACCAACAACTTTGAAAGAACTCTTGGCAAGGGTGGATTTGGCACTGTGCACCATGGATATTTGGAAGATGGTACTCAAGTCGCAGTCAAGACACGCTCTCAATCATCTTCACAGGGAACCAAAGAGTTTCTAGCTGAG GTGCAGCACCTGATAAGGATTCATCACAAAAGTCTAGTTTCTTTGGTTGGCTACTGCATGGATGGAGATCATCTGGCTCTTGTCTATGAGTACatgtctcaaggaacactgctggaTTATATTAGAG GGAAAACTCGCAATGCCAGTGCTTTTAGTTGGGGAAAACGCCTCCAGATCGCAATTGAAGCTGCACAAG GTCTAGAATATTTGCACAAGGGATGCAAACCACCACTAATACATAGGGATGTGAAGACTGCAAATATCCTTTTGAGTGAACAGCTAGAGGCAAAGATTGCAGATTTTGGACTGTCCAAGGCTATCCAAAATGATGTTACTAATGTGTCCACGGCAGTGGTTGGCACACCCGGATACCTTGATCCAGA GTATTACATCTCCTGCCAACTCAGTGAGAAGAGTGATGTGTATGGATTTGGGGTGATCCTGTTGGAGCTCATCACAGCTGAGCCGCCAATTCTTATAGGCAGACAGAATGCTCATATAGTTCAACGGGTGCGCGAAAGGCTTGCCAACGGGAATATCGAGGACGTCATCGATTCCAAGCTGCAGGGGGAGTACGATGTGAATTCGGTGTGGAAGGTTGCTGATATAGCATTTAGGTGCACGGCACAAGCCTCCCACCAGAGACCCACCATGACGGACGTTGTAGCAGAGCTGAAGGAGAGCTTGGCACTGGAGTGTCCTCATGATACCATGAGCAATAGTAACATCTATTCCGAAACCAATGAGGCGAGCCAGAATACCACTATAGAAATGGAACGATTTGTGGAGTTCTCTCCATCAGCAAGATAG
- the LOC135586208 gene encoding putative leucine-rich repeat receptor-like protein kinase At2g19210 isoform X1, whose amino-acid sequence MAFWFFLLLAIASLSTSHAQLPTTDGYVSIDCGISSNTNYTDETTNIPYVSDDGFIDTGTDHTIASNYAGSSLEKQLQTLRSFPNGSRNCYALTVTPGQKYLVRASFMYGSYDGLNGASPSNPLLFDLHLGVNLWTTVNITKASDVHRAEAIFVASADSASVCLVKTGSATPFISALELRPLKNAIYSYANATQNLVLFLRINLAPTTNNLLRYPFDRYDRIWRPSVAATGWTSISTNLTVNNYAKDQFEAPSAVMQTAAVPVNASMLEFYWDFVGSGAPVNEFYANLHFSELLPNTSRAFNVYLNGDKWYANYTPPYLMSDAIYSTTPLTPSLRYNWTLNSSGLSTLPPILNALEVYAPMFVKNTPTDSDDVDAIINVRVQYQLKRNWMGDPCSPKEYAWDGLKCSYDLNSPRITDVNLSASALTGPISSSFAKLTAIKYLDLSYNNLTGSLPDVLGNLPSLQVLNLAGNNLSGPIPASLLKRSQQGLLILRTEGNQNLCASGNSCEIKTDTESKKKKIATPIIVIICLVPVVLFLVAIFIFCRMRKSKGSANILVQPEKERLSNLVKGHQDNPLQLDNRQFTYTEVLRITNNFERTLGKGGFGTVHHGYLEDGTQVAVKTRSQSSSQGTKEFLAEVQHLIRIHHKSLVSLVGYCMDGDHLALVYEYMSQGTLLDYIRGKTRNASAFSWGKRLQIAIEAAQGLEYLHKGCKPPLIHRDVKTANILLSEQLEAKIADFGLSKAIQNDVTNVSTAVVGTPGYLDPEYYISCQLSEKSDVYGFGVILLELITAEPPILIGRQNAHIVQRVRERLANGNIEDVIDSKLQGEYDVNSVWKVADIAFRCTAQASHQRPTMTDVVAELKESLALECPHDTMSNSNIYSETNEASQNTTIEMERFVEFSPSAR is encoded by the exons ATGGCCTTTTGGTTCTTCCTTCTTCTGGCGATCGCGTCTCTGAGCACAAGTCACGCACAGCTTCCTACTACTGACG GATACGTGAGTATCGACTGTGGCATCAGCAGCAACACAAATTACACCGACGAAACCACCAACATACCATACGTATCAGACGACGGGTTCATCGACACAGGGACGGACCACACCATCGCCTCCAACTACGCAGGCTCCTCGCTCGAGAAACAACTACAGACTCTTCGAAGCTTTCCAAATGGATCTCGGAATTGCTACGCACTGACGGTGACGCCGGGTCAGAAGTACTTGGTGAGAGCCTCCTTCATGTACGGGAGCTACGACGGCCTGAACGGAGCGAGCCCCAGCAATCCCCTCCTCTTCGACCTTCACCTTGGCGTCAACCTTTGGACGACCGTCAACATCACCAAGGCATCCGATGTTCATCGGGCAGAGGCCATTTTTGTTGCTTCTGCTGATTCCGCATCGGTCTGCTTGGTAAAGACTGGCTCTGCAACTCCCTTCATATCTGCACTGGAGCTGCGGCCGCTCAAGAACGCCATCTATTCTTACGCCAATGCTACGCAAAATCTGGTCCTGTTCTTGCGAATTAACCTGGCACCGACCACGAATAACTTGTTGAG ATATCCGTTCGACCGCTACGATCGCATCTGGCGGCCCTCCGTTGCTGCGACCGGTTGGACCTCCATATCTACCAACCTCACAGTAAATAACTACGCCAAGGATCAATTCGAGGCTCCGTCGGCTGTGATGCAAACGGCGGCAGTGCCCGTTAACGCCAGCATGTTGGAATTCTACTGGGACTTTGTGGGTTCGGGCGCCCCCGTTAACGAGTTCTACGCCAACCTCCACTTCTCGGAGCTTCTCCCGAACACCTCGAGGGCGTTCAACGTTTACCTCAATGGCGACAAGTGGTACGCTAACTATACCCCGCCCTACCTCATGTCCGATGCCATATACAGCACCACCCCCCTGACTCCTAGTCTGCGGTATAATTGGACTCTCAACTCCTCGGGCCTGTCCACGCTTCCTCCAATCCTCAACGCGCTCGAAGTCTACGCGCCGATGTTTGTCAAGAACACGCCGACCGACTCTGACGACG TTGATGCCATTATCAATGTCAGGGTACAATATCAACTGAAGAGAAACTGGATGGGTGATCCATGTTCCCCAAAAGAATATGCTTGGGATGGCTTGAAGTGCAGCTATGATctcaattcaccaaggatcacagatGT AAACCTGTCAGCAAGTGCATTGACTGGCCCTATTTCCTCTTCTTTTGCCAAGCTCACAGCAATCAAGTACCT TGACTTGTCATATAACAACCTAACAGGATCCTTGCCAGATGTTCTGGGAAATTTGCCATCGCTTCAAGTCCT GAATTTGGCAGGCAACAATCTTTCTGGGCCAATTCCTGCTTCTCTACTAAAAAGATCACAGCAAGGGTTGCTGATACTTAG AACTGAAGGCAATCAAAATTTATGCGCCAGTGGAAATTCATGTGAGATAAAGACGGACACAGaatcaaaaaagaagaagattgcaACACCTATTATCGTGATTATTTGTCTAGTTCCTGTGGTGCTATTTCTTGTGGCTATATTTATCTTCTGTCGAATGAGAAAATCAAAAG GGTCAGCAAATATCTTGGTGCAGCCAGAGAAGGAAAGATTGTCCAACTTAGTAAAGGGTCATCAAGATAATCCTTTGCAACTTGATAATCGACAGTTTACGTACACGGAGGTGTTGAGAATAACCAACAACTTTGAAAGAACTCTTGGCAAGGGTGGATTTGGCACTGTGCACCATGGATATTTGGAAGATGGTACTCAAGTCGCAGTCAAGACACGCTCTCAATCATCTTCACAGGGAACCAAAGAGTTTCTAGCTGAG GTGCAGCACCTGATAAGGATTCATCACAAAAGTCTAGTTTCTTTGGTTGGCTACTGCATGGATGGAGATCATCTGGCTCTTGTCTATGAGTACatgtctcaaggaacactgctggaTTATATTAGAG GGAAAACTCGCAATGCCAGTGCTTTTAGTTGGGGAAAACGCCTCCAGATCGCAATTGAAGCTGCACAAG GTCTAGAATATTTGCACAAGGGATGCAAACCACCACTAATACATAGGGATGTGAAGACTGCAAATATCCTTTTGAGTGAACAGCTAGAGGCAAAGATTGCAGATTTTGGACTGTCCAAGGCTATCCAAAATGATGTTACTAATGTGTCCACGGCAGTGGTTGGCACACCCGGATACCTTGATCCAGA GTATTACATCTCCTGCCAACTCAGTGAGAAGAGTGATGTGTATGGATTTGGGGTGATCCTGTTGGAGCTCATCACAGCTGAGCCGCCAATTCTTATAGGCAGACAGAATGCTCATATAGTTCAACGGGTGCGCGAAAGGCTTGCCAACGGGAATATCGAGGACGTCATCGATTCCAAGCTGCAGGGGGAGTACGATGTGAATTCGGTGTGGAAGGTTGCTGATATAGCATTTAGGTGCACGGCACAAGCCTCCCACCAGAGACCCACCATGACGGACGTTGTAGCAGAGCTGAAGGAGAGCTTGGCACTGGAGTGTCCTCATGATACCATGAGCAATAGTAACATCTATTCCGAAACCAATGAGGCGAGCCAGAATACCACTATAGAAATGGAACGATTTGTGGAGTTCTCTCCATCAGCAAGATAG
- the LOC135586208 gene encoding putative leucine-rich repeat receptor-like protein kinase At2g19210 isoform X3, with the protein MYGSYDGLNGASPSNPLLFDLHLGVNLWTTVNITKASDVHRAEAIFVASADSASVCLVKTGSATPFISALELRPLKNAIYSYANATQNLVLFLRINLAPTTNNLLRYPFDRYDRIWRPSVAATGWTSISTNLTVNNYAKDQFEAPSAVMQTAAVPVNASMLEFYWDFVGSGAPVNEFYANLHFSELLPNTSRAFNVYLNGDKWYANYTPPYLMSDAIYSTTPLTPSLRYNWTLNSSGLSTLPPILNALEVYAPMFVKNTPTDSDDVDAIINVRVQYQLKRNWMGDPCSPKEYAWDGLKCSYDLNSPRITDVNLSASALTGPISSSFAKLTAIKYLDLSYNNLTGSLPDVLGNLPSLQVLNLAGNNLSGPIPASLLKRSQQGLLILRTEGNQNLCASGNSCEIKTDTESKKKKIATPIIVIICLVPVVLFLVAIFIFCRMRKSKGSANILVQPEKERLSNLVKGHQDNPLQLDNRQFTYTEVLRITNNFERTLGKGGFGTVHHGYLEDGTQVAVKTRSQSSSQGTKEFLAEVQHLIRIHHKSLVSLVGYCMDGDHLALVYEYMSQGTLLDYIRGKTRNASAFSWGKRLQIAIEAAQGLEYLHKGCKPPLIHRDVKTANILLSEQLEAKIADFGLSKAIQNDVTNVSTAVVGTPGYLDPEYYISCQLSEKSDVYGFGVILLELITAEPPILIGRQNAHIVQRVRERLANGNIEDVIDSKLQGEYDVNSVWKVADIAFRCTAQASHQRPTMTDVVAELKESLALECPHDTMSNSNIYSETNEASQNTTIEMERFVEFSPSAR; encoded by the exons ATGTACGGGAGCTACGACGGCCTGAACGGAGCGAGCCCCAGCAATCCCCTCCTCTTCGACCTTCACCTTGGCGTCAACCTTTGGACGACCGTCAACATCACCAAGGCATCCGATGTTCATCGGGCAGAGGCCATTTTTGTTGCTTCTGCTGATTCCGCATCGGTCTGCTTGGTAAAGACTGGCTCTGCAACTCCCTTCATATCTGCACTGGAGCTGCGGCCGCTCAAGAACGCCATCTATTCTTACGCCAATGCTACGCAAAATCTGGTCCTGTTCTTGCGAATTAACCTGGCACCGACCACGAATAACTTGTTGAG ATATCCGTTCGACCGCTACGATCGCATCTGGCGGCCCTCCGTTGCTGCGACCGGTTGGACCTCCATATCTACCAACCTCACAGTAAATAACTACGCCAAGGATCAATTCGAGGCTCCGTCGGCTGTGATGCAAACGGCGGCAGTGCCCGTTAACGCCAGCATGTTGGAATTCTACTGGGACTTTGTGGGTTCGGGCGCCCCCGTTAACGAGTTCTACGCCAACCTCCACTTCTCGGAGCTTCTCCCGAACACCTCGAGGGCGTTCAACGTTTACCTCAATGGCGACAAGTGGTACGCTAACTATACCCCGCCCTACCTCATGTCCGATGCCATATACAGCACCACCCCCCTGACTCCTAGTCTGCGGTATAATTGGACTCTCAACTCCTCGGGCCTGTCCACGCTTCCTCCAATCCTCAACGCGCTCGAAGTCTACGCGCCGATGTTTGTCAAGAACACGCCGACCGACTCTGACGACG TTGATGCCATTATCAATGTCAGGGTACAATATCAACTGAAGAGAAACTGGATGGGTGATCCATGTTCCCCAAAAGAATATGCTTGGGATGGCTTGAAGTGCAGCTATGATctcaattcaccaaggatcacagatGT AAACCTGTCAGCAAGTGCATTGACTGGCCCTATTTCCTCTTCTTTTGCCAAGCTCACAGCAATCAAGTACCT TGACTTGTCATATAACAACCTAACAGGATCCTTGCCAGATGTTCTGGGAAATTTGCCATCGCTTCAAGTCCT GAATTTGGCAGGCAACAATCTTTCTGGGCCAATTCCTGCTTCTCTACTAAAAAGATCACAGCAAGGGTTGCTGATACTTAG AACTGAAGGCAATCAAAATTTATGCGCCAGTGGAAATTCATGTGAGATAAAGACGGACACAGaatcaaaaaagaagaagattgcaACACCTATTATCGTGATTATTTGTCTAGTTCCTGTGGTGCTATTTCTTGTGGCTATATTTATCTTCTGTCGAATGAGAAAATCAAAAG GGTCAGCAAATATCTTGGTGCAGCCAGAGAAGGAAAGATTGTCCAACTTAGTAAAGGGTCATCAAGATAATCCTTTGCAACTTGATAATCGACAGTTTACGTACACGGAGGTGTTGAGAATAACCAACAACTTTGAAAGAACTCTTGGCAAGGGTGGATTTGGCACTGTGCACCATGGATATTTGGAAGATGGTACTCAAGTCGCAGTCAAGACACGCTCTCAATCATCTTCACAGGGAACCAAAGAGTTTCTAGCTGAG GTGCAGCACCTGATAAGGATTCATCACAAAAGTCTAGTTTCTTTGGTTGGCTACTGCATGGATGGAGATCATCTGGCTCTTGTCTATGAGTACatgtctcaaggaacactgctggaTTATATTAGAG GGAAAACTCGCAATGCCAGTGCTTTTAGTTGGGGAAAACGCCTCCAGATCGCAATTGAAGCTGCACAAG GTCTAGAATATTTGCACAAGGGATGCAAACCACCACTAATACATAGGGATGTGAAGACTGCAAATATCCTTTTGAGTGAACAGCTAGAGGCAAAGATTGCAGATTTTGGACTGTCCAAGGCTATCCAAAATGATGTTACTAATGTGTCCACGGCAGTGGTTGGCACACCCGGATACCTTGATCCAGA GTATTACATCTCCTGCCAACTCAGTGAGAAGAGTGATGTGTATGGATTTGGGGTGATCCTGTTGGAGCTCATCACAGCTGAGCCGCCAATTCTTATAGGCAGACAGAATGCTCATATAGTTCAACGGGTGCGCGAAAGGCTTGCCAACGGGAATATCGAGGACGTCATCGATTCCAAGCTGCAGGGGGAGTACGATGTGAATTCGGTGTGGAAGGTTGCTGATATAGCATTTAGGTGCACGGCACAAGCCTCCCACCAGAGACCCACCATGACGGACGTTGTAGCAGAGCTGAAGGAGAGCTTGGCACTGGAGTGTCCTCATGATACCATGAGCAATAGTAACATCTATTCCGAAACCAATGAGGCGAGCCAGAATACCACTATAGAAATGGAACGATTTGTGGAGTTCTCTCCATCAGCAAGATAG